The Peribacillus sp. FSL P2-0133 genome has a segment encoding these proteins:
- a CDS encoding alpha/beta hydrolase produces the protein MAFIEVEEGVQLFYEDKGQGRPVIFIHGVWMSSRFFKRQLPYFSEKYRTILLDLRSHGQSNHVHYGNTVSVYAKDLHAFIGKLGLKDVILVGWSMGAFVVWDYLKQFGEGNIHSTVIVDELASDFKWPDFNIGAFDMDTLIAFMTEIQTNRSPFLQSFLTSMFNNELSAEDASWMLGEVTKMPESIASSILFDQSIVDYREFLPEINIPTLLCFGRHEKVIPVAAGEHLHKNIPNSKLVVFEDSCHCPFMEESDLFNETVDCFIQKGV, from the coding sequence ATGGCATTTATTGAGGTGGAAGAGGGCGTTCAGTTGTTTTATGAAGATAAGGGCCAGGGAAGACCGGTTATTTTTATCCATGGTGTGTGGATGAGCAGCCGGTTCTTTAAAAGGCAGCTTCCGTACTTTTCAGAAAAATATAGAACGATCTTACTTGATTTAAGAAGTCATGGCCAGTCAAATCATGTACATTACGGAAATACGGTCTCCGTTTATGCAAAAGATCTTCATGCATTCATAGGTAAACTGGGATTAAAGGATGTCATACTTGTAGGCTGGTCCATGGGGGCATTTGTCGTCTGGGACTATCTTAAGCAATTCGGTGAAGGAAATATACATTCAACCGTGATTGTGGACGAATTGGCCTCTGATTTTAAGTGGCCCGATTTTAATATCGGTGCATTTGATATGGACACGTTGATTGCCTTCATGACTGAAATTCAAACGAATCGTTCCCCATTTTTACAAAGCTTCCTTACCTCCATGTTCAACAATGAATTGTCTGCAGAGGATGCAAGCTGGATGCTTGGGGAAGTGACCAAGATGCCGGAATCCATTGCCAGTAGCATTCTATTTGACCAATCGATTGTGGACTATCGTGAATTCCTGCCAGAAATCAATATTCCGACACTTCTCTGTTTTGGAAGGCATGAAAAAGTCATTCCAGTAGCTGCAGGGGAACATTTGCATAAAAACATTCCGAATTCCAAACTAGTAGTCTTTGAAGATAGTTGCCATTGTCCATTTATGGAAGAAAGCGATTTATTTAATGAAACAGTGGATTGCTTTATTCAAAAGGGAGTATAG
- a CDS encoding PTS sugar transporter subunit IIC, producing the protein MYKASTGIANAVLVTLGIGLLFESIGGYLGWEVFLAIGGAAKVLLAPALGAGIAYQLGGNSLIIFSAMASSAVGGAAIHRTAEGAFTIVTGQPLSAVLAAVIATYIGKRLIGKTKLDIMAIPMGAVLVGGVSGYGLALVTTPLLTWISSQTTAAVAGSPLIGSMVIALVWSILLMTPASSAALAIALQLDPVSSAAALIGCTVQFVGFTVMSYKDNDMGGFLAQMVVTPKVQFPNLIKKPLYVVPPFVAAIICAPIATLAFDFQVPYELGGMGLSSMIAPIAIITGQGLYTFLVYVAVGMVLPALITFALHRVLKMMGKVKPGDLHLEVS; encoded by the coding sequence ATGTACAAGGCATCGACAGGGATAGCCAACGCTGTTTTGGTTACATTAGGGATCGGGTTATTGTTTGAATCCATAGGGGGATATTTAGGTTGGGAGGTCTTCCTGGCAATAGGCGGGGCCGCAAAGGTCTTGCTGGCACCGGCTTTAGGGGCAGGCATTGCATATCAGCTAGGTGGAAATTCATTAATTATCTTTAGCGCCATGGCTTCAAGTGCTGTTGGGGGTGCTGCCATTCATAGAACTGCTGAGGGTGCCTTCACGATTGTTACGGGTCAGCCGCTAAGTGCTGTCTTGGCAGCAGTAATTGCAACATATATAGGTAAGCGCCTAATCGGCAAAACGAAGTTGGACATCATGGCCATCCCAATGGGAGCAGTTCTTGTCGGTGGAGTTTCGGGATATGGCCTGGCTCTTGTCACCACCCCGCTACTGACGTGGATAAGCAGTCAAACCACCGCTGCGGTCGCAGGTTCTCCTTTAATCGGTTCAATGGTCATAGCCTTGGTATGGAGCATTTTATTGATGACACCGGCGTCTTCCGCTGCACTGGCGATCGCTCTGCAATTAGATCCCGTTTCCAGTGCTGCAGCTCTAATCGGATGTACCGTTCAGTTTGTCGGGTTCACTGTCATGTCTTATAAAGATAATGATATGGGCGGGTTCCTGGCACAGATGGTCGTTACTCCAAAAGTTCAATTTCCTAACTTAATCAAGAAACCATTATATGTCGTTCCGCCTTTTGTGGCGGCAATCATCTGTGCGCCTATCGCTACCTTGGCCTTCGATTTTCAAGTGCCGTATGAGCTTGGAGGCATGGGGTTAAGTTCAATGATTGCCCCGATTGCCATCATAACTGGTCAGGGGTTGTACACGTTCTTGGTTTATGTGGCAGTGGGTATGGTATTGCCAGCTTTGATCACATTTGCATTGCATCGGGTATTGAAGATGATGGGTAAAGTTAAGCCAGGTGATCTTCATTTGGAAGTTTCATAA
- a CDS encoding lysoplasmalogenase: protein MLMKCLPAAILITGLLYIFFIPEEPLNIKIMFKVIPMLLILLYACTNVGRRDRYQSFILLGLFFCMLGDGLLIWFVIGLCAFLIGHLFYISAFFRLWTFSWLRFATILPISIYSTWIGREIVRSLIEKGEHDLIIPVICYVTVISLMGWAAFMTGNAAAIIGGVLFVISDSILSWNKFIDDVAYSGPLIMLTYYAAQFCIANSIRRKPSFHLSKGLKSERPNL from the coding sequence ATGTTAATGAAATGCTTACCTGCCGCAATCCTTATCACGGGACTATTATATATTTTTTTTATACCGGAAGAGCCTTTAAACATTAAAATCATGTTCAAGGTCATCCCCATGTTATTGATTTTGCTCTACGCCTGCACAAATGTGGGAAGACGGGATCGTTACCAATCCTTCATACTTCTTGGTTTATTCTTTTGCATGCTTGGAGATGGTTTGTTAATCTGGTTCGTAATAGGGCTTTGTGCCTTCTTGATCGGCCACCTTTTCTATATTTCGGCATTCTTTAGACTGTGGACCTTTTCATGGCTTCGATTTGCGACGATTCTTCCGATTAGCATTTACTCCACTTGGATTGGCCGTGAGATTGTACGTTCTTTAATTGAAAAAGGTGAGCATGACCTCATCATCCCTGTAATCTGTTATGTAACGGTCATCTCCCTCATGGGCTGGGCGGCATTCATGACCGGAAATGCGGCTGCAATCATCGGCGGGGTCCTGTTTGTGATTTCCGACTCCATTTTATCTTGGAACAAATTCATCGATGATGTTGCCTATTCTGGTCCACTGATCATGCTTACCTACTATGCAGCCCAGTTTTGCATCGCTAACAGCATTCGCAGGAAACCATCTTTCCATTTATCGAAAGGTTTGAAAAGTGAACGGCCAAACCTTTGA
- a CDS encoding threonine/serine exporter family protein, with protein sequence MDDRLPYNDIIDVCLLAGKIMLQNGAETSRVEDTMVRIAAAFGCGESHSFSTPTGIIFSLDGMHPASKLIRVSQRSTDLHKVTLVNSISRSISSKEMTPEEAYLRLKQIEKAGMGYPMWVQVFAAFIASGCFLIMFQGQWNDFIWSCIAGGMGFTCLLYLHWLLEVRFFAEFIASLVVGLVAMFFVQIGVGSHLDTIIIGAVMPLVPGLLITNAARDLIAGHLVSGLSKGADAGLTALAIGAGISAAFVFL encoded by the coding sequence ATGGATGATCGTTTACCATACAATGATATTATAGATGTATGTTTACTTGCGGGAAAAATCATGCTTCAGAATGGAGCGGAAACTTCGCGGGTGGAAGATACGATGGTAAGAATCGCTGCAGCGTTTGGATGCGGTGAGTCACATAGTTTTTCGACCCCTACAGGAATCATTTTTTCGCTGGATGGTATGCACCCAGCTTCAAAATTAATTCGAGTTTCCCAACGATCTACAGATTTACATAAGGTGACGCTGGTTAACAGTATATCCCGAAGCATTTCCAGCAAGGAAATGACACCGGAGGAAGCTTATCTAAGGTTAAAACAAATCGAAAAGGCCGGGATGGGGTATCCCATGTGGGTACAGGTCTTTGCTGCGTTTATAGCAAGCGGCTGCTTTTTAATCATGTTCCAAGGCCAGTGGAATGATTTCATCTGGTCCTGTATAGCTGGAGGAATGGGATTCACTTGCCTGCTTTATTTGCACTGGTTACTGGAAGTTCGCTTTTTTGCTGAATTCATCGCCTCTTTAGTCGTAGGTTTAGTAGCTATGTTTTTTGTCCAGATTGGAGTTGGAAGTCATTTGGACACGATAATCATTGGAGCGGTGATGCCGCTTGTGCCAGGGCTGTTAATTACGAATGCTGCCAGGGATTTAATTGCAGGACATTTGGTTTCGGGTCTATCCAAGGGTGCGGATGCAGGTTTGACTGCTTTAGCCATTGGGGCAGGAATATCGGCTGCGTTTGTTTTCTTATGA
- a CDS encoding class I SAM-dependent rRNA methyltransferase: protein MEKEIDIKVKAKFVSKIGKGFPLIVKESIANLNDLKEEGSLVRLVDENNRFLAKGYYGKQNKGYGWVLTQREDEQIDQAFFNGKIQAASEFRKSFFEDEETTAFRLFNGEGDGIGGLIIDHYDGHYVISWYSKGIYSFKDYIIKALQETVEVKSIYQKKRFDTKGQYVDEDDFVMGEQPAFPLLVKENGVHFAVYLNDGAMVGVFLDQRDVRRKIRDEYAKGKTVLNMFSYTGAFSVFAALGGAVKTTSVDLANRSLPKTIEQFSVNGIDPEAHNIVVMDVFNYFKYAVKKALKFEMVILDPPSFAKSKKFTFSAGKDYTNLLKDTISITEDNGVIIASTNCSTFDMKKFRSFIDVAFKEMNGKYEIMEQFSLPADFKTSREYKEGNYLKVVFIKKIKG from the coding sequence ATGGAAAAAGAAATAGATATAAAAGTGAAAGCTAAGTTCGTGAGTAAAATCGGCAAGGGTTTTCCCTTGATTGTTAAAGAGTCGATAGCCAACCTTAATGATCTTAAGGAAGAGGGGTCCTTGGTGCGTTTGGTGGATGAAAACAACCGCTTTCTGGCAAAAGGATACTATGGTAAACAGAATAAGGGCTATGGCTGGGTGTTGACCCAAAGAGAAGATGAACAGATCGATCAAGCCTTCTTTAACGGCAAAATCCAGGCAGCATCCGAATTCCGAAAGTCATTTTTTGAAGATGAGGAGACTACAGCTTTCCGCTTGTTTAATGGGGAAGGTGATGGAATTGGCGGTTTAATCATTGATCATTACGATGGTCACTATGTCATTAGCTGGTATAGCAAAGGAATTTATTCCTTTAAAGACTACATCATTAAGGCATTGCAGGAAACGGTCGAGGTTAAATCGATTTATCAGAAGAAACGCTTTGATACAAAGGGTCAGTACGTGGATGAAGACGATTTTGTCATGGGTGAACAGCCTGCATTTCCGCTTCTTGTAAAGGAGAATGGAGTACATTTCGCTGTTTATCTGAATGATGGGGCAATGGTCGGTGTCTTCCTTGATCAACGCGATGTCAGAAGGAAAATCCGGGATGAATACGCAAAAGGGAAAACTGTGTTGAATATGTTCTCCTATACTGGGGCATTCTCCGTGTTTGCCGCTTTAGGCGGTGCTGTTAAAACAACTAGTGTCGACCTGGCGAATCGCAGTTTACCAAAGACGATCGAGCAGTTCAGTGTGAATGGAATAGATCCCGAAGCTCACAATATCGTGGTAATGGATGTTTTTAATTATTTTAAATATGCAGTGAAGAAGGCCTTGAAATTTGAAATGGTCATCCTCGATCCGCCCAGCTTTGCCAAATCGAAGAAGTTCACCTTCAGTGCCGGGAAAGACTATACGAATCTATTGAAGGATACCATTTCCATTACGGAAGATAATGGGGTCATTATCGCCTCAACTAATTGCAGTACGTTTGACATGAAAAAATTCAGGAGCTTCATTGATGTTGCTTTCAAGGAAATGAATGGAAAATACGAGATCATGGAACAATTCTCATTACCGGCTGATTTTAAAACAAGCAGGGAATATAAGGAAGGCAATTATTTAAAAGTAGTCTTCATTAAGAAAATTAAAGGTTGA
- the gdhA gene encoding NADP-specific glutamate dehydrogenase, translated as MTTSQEVEHEELQVAREFVSQVYAQVKERNPHESEFHQAVKEIFLSLVPVFAKHPEYMKSGILERLVEPERMITFRVSWVDDLGNVQVNRGFRVQFNSAIGPFKGGLRFHPTVNSSIIKFLGFEQIFKNSLTGQPIGGGKGGSDFDPKGKSDAEIMRFCQSFMAELARYIGPDTDVPAGDIGVGAREIGYLFGQYKKMQGSYHAGVLTGKGISYGGSLARTEATGYGTVYFVEEMLKDKGLQFHGSTVVISGSGNVSIYAIEKATQLGAKVVACSDSNGYIYDENGLNLDTVRRLKEVERKRLSEYVDAHPEAVYHEGSYGIWSVPCDIALPCATQNEIDEEAAKLLVKNNVKAVGEGANMPSTLEAIDVFLNNGILFGPAKAANAGGVAVSALEMAQNSARMPWTFEDVDAKLHEIMKNIYKNSVEAAEAYGAPGNLVVGANIAGFLKVADAMLTQGIL; from the coding sequence ATGACCACTTCACAAGAAGTCGAGCATGAGGAATTACAAGTTGCCAGAGAGTTCGTAAGTCAAGTATACGCACAGGTAAAGGAGCGTAATCCCCACGAAAGTGAGTTCCATCAAGCCGTAAAGGAGATATTCCTTTCATTGGTCCCCGTTTTTGCAAAACATCCTGAATATATGAAAAGCGGGATATTGGAGAGGTTGGTTGAGCCTGAAAGAATGATCACCTTCCGCGTTTCATGGGTTGATGACCTGGGAAATGTCCAAGTCAACCGTGGTTTTCGTGTACAATTCAACAGTGCAATCGGGCCATTCAAAGGCGGCCTTCGATTCCATCCTACTGTCAATTCCAGTATCATTAAGTTTCTTGGTTTCGAGCAAATCTTTAAAAACTCTCTTACTGGCCAGCCGATCGGTGGGGGAAAAGGCGGATCGGACTTCGATCCAAAAGGAAAATCGGACGCGGAAATCATGCGTTTTTGCCAAAGTTTCATGGCAGAACTAGCTCGCTATATCGGACCTGATACAGATGTACCGGCTGGTGATATCGGAGTCGGTGCAAGGGAGATCGGTTATCTGTTCGGTCAGTATAAAAAGATGCAAGGCAGTTACCATGCTGGTGTTTTAACCGGTAAAGGCATAAGTTACGGCGGAAGCTTGGCCCGTACAGAAGCGACTGGATATGGAACCGTTTACTTTGTCGAAGAAATGCTAAAAGACAAAGGGTTACAATTCCATGGCAGCACTGTCGTTATCTCCGGATCTGGTAATGTATCCATTTATGCCATTGAAAAAGCTACACAGCTAGGCGCAAAAGTTGTTGCATGCAGCGACTCCAATGGCTATATATATGATGAAAATGGTCTGAACCTTGACACAGTTAGACGTCTAAAAGAAGTGGAACGAAAACGTTTGAGCGAGTATGTCGATGCGCACCCGGAAGCTGTATACCATGAAGGAAGCTATGGCATTTGGTCTGTACCATGTGACATCGCACTGCCTTGTGCCACACAAAATGAAATCGATGAAGAAGCAGCAAAATTACTGGTCAAAAACAATGTGAAGGCAGTCGGTGAGGGCGCTAATATGCCTTCAACCCTCGAGGCCATTGATGTATTCCTTAATAACGGCATCCTTTTTGGACCAGCAAAAGCGGCCAATGCAGGCGGCGTAGCCGTGTCTGCACTTGAAATGGCCCAAAACAGTGCCAGAATGCCTTGGACTTTTGAAGATGTCGATGCCAAGCTGCATGAGATCATGAAAAACATCTATAAAAACAGTGTAGAGGCTGCAGAGGCATATGGTGCGCCTGGCAACTTAGTTGTCGGGGCCAATATTGCCGGATTCCTTAAAGTGGCGGATGCGATGCTGACTCAAGGTATACTCTAG
- a CDS encoding dicarboxylate/amino acid:cation symporter has protein sequence MKSFIKNYRSSLILLTAIIIGGIAGVVFGEKTSVIQPLGDLFLNLMFTIIVPLVFFSIASAIANMSGMKRLGKIMGSIVLVFLTTAALAAVIGFIGTTIVNPLEGTDTTAIKELMENSSSEETIEEVSFFSQLVNTVTVSDFPELFSRSNMLQLIVFSVLIGLSTALVGEKARPITEFLTAGTAVMMKVVKIVMYYAPIGLGAYFAAIIGQLGPQILEGYARTFILYLFLALIYYFGFFTLYAFIAGGKDGVKLFWKNALTPSITAIATCSSAASIPVNLESVKKMGVPKDIAETVIPLGANTHKDGSVFGGVLKIVFLFSLFGKDMTSISSILSILAVAFLVGAVMGAIPGGGMIGEMLILSVFGFPVEVLPIIAVISTIIDAPATLLNSTGNTVCAMLVTRLVEGKNWLKQAFVKEAV, from the coding sequence ATGAAGAGCTTTATCAAAAACTATCGATCCTCTTTAATATTACTCACTGCCATTATTATCGGCGGGATAGCTGGCGTGGTTTTCGGGGAAAAAACCTCGGTCATACAGCCACTAGGGGACTTATTCTTAAATCTGATGTTCACGATCATCGTGCCATTAGTATTTTTCAGCATTGCTTCAGCGATTGCCAATATGAGCGGAATGAAGCGTCTCGGAAAAATCATGGGCAGCATCGTTCTCGTTTTCCTTACAACAGCCGCTTTGGCTGCGGTCATTGGATTTATTGGGACAACCATCGTCAATCCCTTGGAAGGCACAGATACGACAGCCATTAAAGAACTGATGGAAAACAGTTCCTCTGAAGAGACCATCGAAGAAGTTTCTTTCTTCAGTCAACTGGTCAACACAGTAACTGTGTCTGATTTTCCAGAACTGTTCTCCAGAAGCAATATGCTTCAGCTTATCGTTTTCTCAGTATTAATCGGACTTTCCACTGCACTGGTCGGTGAGAAAGCAAGACCGATTACCGAGTTTTTGACAGCGGGTACTGCTGTCATGATGAAGGTCGTCAAAATCGTCATGTACTATGCTCCAATTGGGCTTGGTGCTTATTTTGCGGCGATAATCGGGCAGCTTGGGCCGCAGATTTTAGAAGGCTACGCCCGCACTTTCATTCTTTATCTATTCTTGGCCTTGATTTATTATTTTGGCTTCTTCACTTTGTATGCCTTTATCGCAGGCGGGAAAGATGGAGTTAAACTATTTTGGAAAAATGCCCTGACACCATCCATTACAGCCATTGCAACTTGTTCTAGTGCCGCATCCATTCCAGTCAATCTGGAATCTGTCAAGAAAATGGGCGTGCCTAAGGATATAGCGGAGACTGTCATCCCACTCGGAGCCAACACTCATAAAGATGGTTCGGTATTCGGCGGGGTATTGAAAATCGTTTTCCTATTCAGCTTATTTGGAAAGGATATGACAAGCATATCAAGCATTTTAAGTATACTTGCTGTTGCCTTTTTGGTTGGAGCCGTTATGGGTGCCATTCCTGGGGGCGGCATGATTGGGGAAATGCTGATTCTTAGTGTATTCGGCTTCCCTGTTGAAGTCCTGCCGATCATTGCCGTTATATCCACGATTATCGATGCTCCTGCTACACTGCTTAACTCAACAGGAAACACGGTTTGTGCCATGCTTGTCACAAGGCTTGTTGAGGGGAAAAACTGGTTAAAACAAGCATTCGTTAAAGAAGCTGTATGA
- a CDS encoding LysR family transcriptional regulator, producing the protein MELRQIEYFIEVAKREHMTEAAVNLHVAQSAVSRQIYNLEEELGVPLFIREGRKIRLTPIGHTFLANMEQAMNIIDRAKREMAESLNPEKGTIRIGFPSSLASYVLPRVISDFRESYPQAKFTLKQGSYRYLIDSVIKGNINMALIGPLPMNEKKIKGETLFIENLVALLPESHPLALKKSLCLDELKGNPFILSPKGYVLRDIVMKACKLHGFEPEVAFEGKDTDAIKGLVGAGLGITLIPEISLIDSLPRFTVKLPLEEPSVTRTVGVIVPTDRELMPTEKLFYQFLKDTFATLEGFQ; encoded by the coding sequence GTGGAATTAAGGCAAATCGAATATTTCATTGAAGTGGCAAAGCGTGAACATATGACGGAAGCGGCAGTGAACTTGCATGTTGCCCAGTCAGCTGTCAGTCGTCAAATCTACAATTTAGAAGAAGAATTAGGTGTACCCCTATTTATCCGGGAAGGCCGAAAAATTAGATTGACGCCTATAGGACATACATTTTTAGCGAATATGGAACAAGCTATGAATATAATCGATCGTGCCAAGCGTGAGATGGCTGAAAGTCTGAATCCAGAAAAAGGGACAATTCGCATTGGCTTTCCCAGCAGTTTGGCTTCTTATGTATTGCCAAGGGTCATTTCCGACTTCAGGGAAAGTTATCCGCAGGCAAAGTTCACTTTGAAACAAGGTTCATATCGATACCTGATAGATTCGGTAATAAAAGGTAATATTAACATGGCCTTGATCGGTCCTCTGCCGATGAATGAAAAGAAAATCAAAGGTGAAACGCTATTTATTGAAAACTTAGTTGCCCTTTTACCAGAAAGTCATCCTTTGGCCTTGAAGAAATCACTATGCTTGGATGAGCTTAAAGGAAATCCGTTCATCCTATCTCCAAAGGGCTATGTTTTAAGGGATATCGTTATGAAGGCTTGCAAACTGCATGGCTTTGAACCGGAAGTGGCATTTGAAGGAAAAGATACTGATGCTATAAAAGGCCTGGTGGGGGCAGGGTTGGGTATAACCTTGATACCTGAGATTTCCTTGATTGATAGTTTGCCACGTTTTACGGTTAAATTGCCGCTGGAGGAACCGTCTGTTACCAGGACTGTAGGGGTCATCGTTCCAACTGATAGGGAACTGATGCCAACGGAGAAGTTGTTTTACCAATTTTTGAAGGACACTTTTGCAACATTGGAAGGTTTTCAATAG